A single Streptomyces sannanensis DNA region contains:
- a CDS encoding amino acid ABC transporter permease yields MSLASDLLTPKRTAAAIGPTPPPPSLPLAWAATAGVLAVVALTAATAWSVRDALPGTGTTAVAGALAITAAVLPLLRPAVRALRSSRAAAAAWTEERRADARRHSSEAREDAWTVLGWCLVAVCVLGAVWFVLANDRAVQRTFFDGEVIGLSISEIASAFGTNLFIAVVAQLLILAWGLALALARMAPGRAGRPLRMLATAYIDGFRAVPAIIIIYLIGFGLPLVEVPLLSSLSPVWFAILALTLTYGAYVAEVFRAGIESIAPGQSAAARSLGLSRGATLRHVVLPQATRRVVPPLLNDFISLQKDTALVNVIGTIDAFNQSKIYAANHFNLSSVTVVALLFVVITIPQARLVDRLVAREHRRGKGA; encoded by the coding sequence GTGAGCCTCGCTTCCGACCTGTTGACACCCAAGCGGACCGCGGCGGCGATCGGCCCGACGCCGCCCCCGCCGTCCCTGCCCCTCGCATGGGCCGCGACGGCCGGCGTCCTCGCCGTCGTCGCCCTCACCGCGGCCACCGCCTGGTCCGTACGCGACGCCCTGCCCGGAACCGGGACCACGGCCGTCGCCGGGGCGCTGGCCATCACGGCCGCCGTACTGCCCCTGCTGCGTCCCGCTGTGCGCGCACTGCGCTCGTCACGCGCGGCCGCGGCCGCCTGGACCGAGGAGCGCCGGGCCGACGCGCGACGCCACTCCTCCGAGGCCCGCGAGGACGCCTGGACCGTGCTCGGCTGGTGCCTGGTCGCGGTCTGCGTGCTCGGCGCGGTGTGGTTCGTACTGGCCAACGACCGGGCCGTGCAGCGGACCTTCTTCGACGGCGAGGTGATCGGCCTCAGCATCTCGGAGATCGCCTCGGCCTTCGGCACCAACCTCTTCATCGCCGTGGTCGCACAGTTGCTGATCCTGGCCTGGGGACTGGCGCTCGCGCTGGCCCGGATGGCACCGGGCCGCGCCGGCCGCCCGCTGCGGATGCTCGCCACCGCCTACATCGACGGCTTCCGGGCCGTACCGGCGATCATCATCATCTATCTGATCGGCTTCGGACTTCCGCTGGTCGAGGTGCCGCTGCTCAGCTCGCTCAGCCCGGTCTGGTTCGCGATCCTCGCACTGACTCTGACGTACGGGGCGTACGTTGCCGAGGTCTTCCGGGCCGGCATCGAGTCCATCGCGCCCGGACAGTCCGCCGCCGCCCGCTCGCTCGGCCTCTCGCGGGGCGCCACCCTGCGTCATGTGGTGCTGCCGCAGGCCACCCGCCGTGTCGTGCCGCCGCTGCTCAACGACTTCATCAGCCTGCAGAAGGACACCGCGCTGGTGAACGTCATCGGCACGATCGACGCCTTCAACCAGTCGAAGATCTACGCGGCCAACCACTTCAACCTCTCCTCGGTGACCGTGGTCGCGCTGCTCTTCGTCGTCATCACCATCCCGCAGGCCCGGCTGGTCGACCGGCTTGTGGCCCGTGAGCACCGCCGCGGCAAGGGAGCCTGA
- a CDS encoding ABC transporter substrate-binding protein: protein MRSFRLPAVPALAALLTATLTACGGGGGGDSTTHTTDSKGSGTYGDCKVTGKRGSIKLDTVQDGTLTVVGDLPSRGWWNGDTVRQIDSGYEYCMAANIAHRAGLDKLTVRNVSFDALVSGKSQDFDIALAEISITDERRKVVEFSAPYFASNIGVLVKAGADVTADNIDVKRLGVKQGTTGADFVRDTLEPAQTPRVFAGDVELQAALQAGQIDAALTDVAIVLGKARESKGSLAVVGQYATGESYGALYPKGSKNATAINGAIAEMQKDGTLNALSTTYLSKAFGGDPAVIPEWSAK from the coding sequence ATGCGCAGCTTTCGCCTGCCCGCAGTGCCCGCACTCGCCGCCTTGCTGACGGCGACTCTCACCGCCTGCGGTGGTGGCGGAGGCGGTGACTCCACCACCCACACCACCGACTCCAAGGGCTCGGGGACCTACGGCGACTGCAAGGTGACCGGCAAGAGAGGCTCCATCAAGCTCGACACCGTCCAGGACGGCACTCTCACCGTGGTCGGCGACCTGCCCAGCCGCGGCTGGTGGAACGGCGACACGGTCCGGCAGATCGACAGCGGCTACGAGTACTGCATGGCCGCGAACATCGCCCACCGCGCCGGCCTCGACAAGCTCACTGTCCGCAACGTCTCCTTCGACGCGCTGGTCTCGGGCAAGTCGCAGGACTTCGACATCGCGCTTGCCGAGATCTCCATCACCGACGAGCGTCGCAAGGTGGTGGAGTTCTCCGCCCCCTACTTCGCCTCCAACATCGGCGTCCTGGTGAAGGCCGGAGCGGACGTCACCGCGGACAACATCGACGTCAAGCGGCTCGGCGTCAAGCAGGGCACCACCGGCGCCGACTTCGTACGCGACACCCTCGAGCCGGCGCAGACCCCCAGGGTCTTCGCCGGTGACGTCGAGCTCCAGGCGGCACTCCAGGCCGGCCAGATCGACGCCGCCCTCACCGATGTCGCCATCGTGCTCGGCAAGGCCAGGGAGTCCAAGGGCTCGCTCGCCGTCGTCGGCCAGTACGCCACGGGTGAGTCGTACGGTGCGCTCTACCCCAAGGGCAGCAAGAACGCCACGGCCATCAACGGCGCCATCGCCGAGATGCAGAAGGACGGCACGCTGAACGCCCTTTCCACCACCTATCTGTCCAAGGCATTCGGCGGCGACCCGGCCGTGATCCCCGAGTGGAGTGCCAAGTGA
- a CDS encoding LacI family DNA-binding transcriptional regulator: MSSGGTARGPAGRRTGIRDVARATGLSITTVSHALSGKGKIAGATRDRVLRAAEELGYRPDPVARGLVSGRTGILGLAVGHMTDRPWEATYRPYYAALSSGASMAAVERDYALVVVPGDPVSGLWARVPMDGLIIVDPVRDDPLLADCARRGLPVVTDGRPIDPGYGHVPTVESDLNRGMADILGHLRDVGARRVGLLSGPQPDAYTQDSEQLYREWCATAGQDPLIESPAPSEEPLEAALRLLSRPDRPDAVHGLNETYGQALLAAARRLGLAIPHDLLVSVMRETDQSGAAEDWDVPLTTLSLDARQLGSEAVGLLIDVLDGRPARDVMVPCTVVVRASTRRARSSG, translated from the coding sequence ATGAGCAGCGGGGGAACGGCACGAGGTCCGGCCGGACGGCGGACCGGAATCCGCGATGTGGCCCGCGCAACCGGCCTGTCCATCACCACCGTCTCCCACGCCCTCAGCGGCAAGGGGAAGATCGCCGGCGCCACCCGCGACCGGGTGCTGCGCGCTGCCGAAGAGCTCGGCTACCGACCGGATCCGGTCGCCCGCGGACTGGTCTCGGGACGCACCGGCATCCTCGGTCTGGCCGTCGGCCATATGACCGACAGACCCTGGGAGGCCACCTACCGGCCGTACTACGCGGCGCTCTCGTCAGGAGCCTCCATGGCCGCCGTCGAACGCGACTACGCGCTCGTCGTCGTCCCCGGCGACCCGGTCTCCGGGCTGTGGGCGCGGGTCCCGATGGACGGCCTGATCATCGTCGACCCGGTGCGCGACGATCCGCTGCTGGCCGACTGCGCGCGCCGCGGCCTGCCCGTGGTCACCGACGGGCGCCCCATCGACCCCGGTTACGGGCATGTACCGACCGTCGAGAGCGATCTGAACCGCGGGATGGCCGACATCCTCGGGCATCTGCGGGACGTCGGCGCACGCCGTGTCGGACTGCTCTCCGGGCCCCAGCCGGACGCGTACACCCAGGACAGCGAGCAGCTCTACCGCGAATGGTGCGCGACAGCCGGCCAGGATCCGCTGATCGAATCCCCGGCCCCCTCGGAGGAGCCGCTCGAAGCGGCGCTGCGCCTGCTGTCGCGCCCCGACCGCCCGGATGCCGTCCACGGCCTCAACGAGACCTACGGCCAGGCCCTGCTGGCCGCGGCCCGCCGACTGGGCCTGGCCATCCCGCACGATCTCCTGGTCAGCGTGATGCGCGAGACCGACCAGTCGGGCGCAGCGGAGGACTGGGACGTGCCCCTGACCACGCTCAGCCTGGACGCCCGGCAACTCGGCTCGGAGGCGGTGGGTCTGCTGATCGACGTGCTCGACGGACGTCCGGCACGCGATGTGATGGTGCCCTGCACGGTGGTGGTACGGGCCTCCACGCGGCGCGCTCGATCGTCCGGGTGA
- a CDS encoding glycoside hydrolase family 6 protein codes for MPGLRSQRRLERLERGRARRRNAMAALASTVVAVATVTGMVSGLGDGKGERDTARPEVSGKPTLQPLPALPSPTASSASPSASPTGSPKPATKSAKSTKSAKSANSKAEQAGPGRRGAVSGDLYRHPDSQVLDWVRANPDDPKRVLIESRIAAQPAAVWFADYSPDTITRRVRAVTSGAAAAGRVPVLVPYAIPDRDCGGASEGGAPDLAAYDAWIRAFAAGLGSGPVIVILEPDSIAQSDCLSDKERAGRYASLARAGRTLRAADPRARVYFDAGHSGWHGAEKQATELRKAGAATSGDGIFTNVSNFRRTADEVAYARRVLAALGGSENLGAVIDTSRNGNGAPPAGEWCDPAGRALGRPPTTRTGEARIDAYLWVKLPGESDGCKGSAGAFAPSYAYELAGG; via the coding sequence ATGCCAGGTTTACGCTCCCAGCGACGGCTGGAGCGGTTGGAGCGCGGCCGGGCCAGGCGCCGCAACGCCATGGCCGCCCTGGCCTCCACCGTGGTGGCCGTCGCCACCGTCACGGGAATGGTGTCCGGACTCGGGGACGGCAAGGGGGAGCGGGACACGGCGAGGCCCGAGGTGTCGGGGAAGCCGACACTCCAGCCGCTGCCCGCCCTGCCCAGCCCCACCGCGTCGTCCGCGAGTCCGTCCGCCTCGCCCACGGGCTCGCCGAAGCCCGCCACGAAGTCCGCGAAATCCACGAAGTCCGCGAAATCCGCGAATTCCAAGGCAGAACAGGCAGGTCCGGGGCGCCGTGGTGCGGTTTCCGGTGACCTCTACCGCCATCCTGACTCCCAGGTCCTCGATTGGGTCCGTGCGAACCCCGACGACCCGAAGCGTGTGCTCATCGAGTCACGCATCGCGGCGCAGCCGGCAGCCGTCTGGTTCGCCGACTACAGCCCGGACACCATCACCCGCCGGGTCCGCGCCGTGACATCCGGGGCGGCTGCGGCCGGCCGGGTGCCGGTGCTCGTGCCGTACGCCATCCCCGACCGGGACTGCGGCGGGGCCTCCGAGGGCGGGGCTCCCGACCTGGCGGCGTACGACGCCTGGATCCGCGCGTTCGCCGCAGGGCTGGGCAGTGGCCCGGTGATCGTGATCCTGGAGCCCGACTCCATCGCCCAGTCGGACTGCCTGTCCGACAAGGAGCGCGCCGGCCGCTATGCCTCGCTGGCCCGGGCCGGACGTACCCTGCGCGCTGCGGACCCCAGGGCCAGGGTCTACTTCGACGCGGGCCACTCGGGCTGGCACGGCGCCGAGAAACAGGCGACGGAGCTGCGCAAGGCGGGCGCAGCGACCAGCGGCGACGGGATCTTCACCAATGTGTCGAACTTCCGTCGCACAGCGGACGAAGTCGCCTATGCGCGCCGGGTCCTGGCTGCACTCGGCGGCTCCGAGAACCTGGGAGCGGTGATCGACACCAGCCGCAACGGCAATGGCGCGCCACCGGCGGGCGAGTGGTGCGACCCGGCGGGCCGGGCGCTGGGGCGCCCTCCGACGACTCGGACCGGAGAGGCCCGGATCGACGCCTATCTGTGGGTCAAACTCCCGGGGGAGTCGGACGGTTGCAAGGGATCGGCGGGCGCCTTCGCGCCGTCGTACGCCTATGAACTGGCCGGCGGCTGA
- a CDS encoding DUF5995 family protein: MAQIEQFAAPSVCARSPIGTVLERMRALRSAWPAADGVAVFNRVYLKVTEEIGRRIDDGGFPDPRAAATLDVLFAERYLSAVDTAAAGLRPPACWRPLFQYRRHPGVRPLQFALAGINAHIGHDLALAVVDTCHALGCQPASLEGDFDRVGDMLVALEEHIREDLMPGPDLLEIADPLTHLLGSWSLERARDAAWSAARVLWGLKYLPDVAEEFRDRMDAGVGLVGRCLLTPWP, from the coding sequence ATGGCGCAGATCGAACAGTTCGCGGCTCCGAGCGTGTGTGCCCGATCGCCGATCGGCACGGTGCTGGAGCGGATGCGCGCGCTCCGCTCCGCCTGGCCGGCCGCGGACGGGGTGGCGGTCTTCAACCGCGTCTATCTGAAGGTCACCGAGGAGATCGGCCGACGCATCGACGACGGCGGATTCCCCGATCCGCGGGCCGCGGCGACCCTGGACGTGCTGTTCGCCGAGCGCTATCTGTCGGCCGTGGACACGGCGGCCGCGGGGCTGCGTCCGCCCGCGTGCTGGCGGCCTCTGTTCCAGTACCGGCGCCATCCGGGAGTACGGCCGCTGCAGTTCGCACTGGCCGGGATCAATGCGCACATCGGGCACGACCTGGCCCTCGCGGTCGTCGACACCTGCCATGCACTCGGCTGCCAACCCGCCTCCCTGGAAGGGGACTTCGACCGGGTGGGCGACATGCTGGTCGCTCTGGAGGAACACATCCGCGAGGATCTGATGCCCGGGCCCGATCTGCTCGAGATCGCCGATCCGCTCACCCATCTGCTCGGCTCCTGGAGCCTTGAGCGCGCCAGGGACGCCGCCTGGTCGGCGGCGCGCGTGCTGTGGGGGCTCAAGTACCTCCCCGATGTCGCCGAGGAGTTCAGGGACCGGATGGACGCCGGCGTGGGTCTGGTCGGCCGCTGTCTGCTCACTCCTTGGCCATGA